In Candidatus Bathyarchaeota archaeon, the genomic window ATACATTCAAAAAAATCTTAAAAACTTTCTCTTAAGCTCTTATTTAAAATATTATTTTGATTAGAAATAATATGAAGGTTTCAATTCTAATACCAACAAAAAATGAACCTTATGTCAACCATCTAGTAAAAGAAATCCACAAGAGCCTCAAAATAAATCATGAAATAATTGTTATTGATAAGAGTGATAAGCTTCCAAAAATAAAAAATGCCTTAGTTGTAAGACAAAAATCTAATGGCTTAGGTCAAGCAATTCTAGAAGGCTTACAACATGCTACTGGAGATGTGATTGTAACTATGGACGGCGATGGTTCTCATTCACCAAAGGATATACCAAAATTAATTACAGCATTAAAACAAGCAGATATTGCCATTGGCTCAAGATTTGTTGAAGGAGGTAAAACTTTAGATAAAACTCATAGAAAATTCATTAGTTTTTTATTCAGGAAATTCACTTCTTTTATTCTTGGTTTGGATATAAAGGATAACATGTCTGGTTTTGCTGCTATTAAAAGGGAAGTTTACGACAGAATTAAACTAAATCCCTTGGTTATAAGATTAATTTGGAAATTCTTTATAAAGCAAAAAATAAATTCAAGGCAGTAGAAGTGCCGATAGTTTTCAATAAAAGAAAATTTATTGTTGCTAAACTGTAATACAGCTCCATTACCAAATGAACCGCCAGGATAAATTTCCTCTGAAGCTTTATTCCATGCTTTACCAGATTTAATAAACTTAAAAACTTTTGGCGGTCCAGGTCCATATCCTCTATAAGGTTCGCTTTCATAATTTTTAATAAAAGTTTCCGCCATATCTTCTCCATTAAATCCTTTATTTTTAATTAAGGATTCAGTCACTCCAATAGTCATATGAGTATCATCTGTATAAGTTAAAACTTCCGCATCTTTTATTCGCTTAATCCAATCTTTATAATTAATTTTATTTAACCCTTCAATAAAAGCTCCTAAAGCATCTCCAATAGCAACTCCAAGCAAGCATCCAATAAATTTACTCTTCATAAATCTTTTACCCCTTAAAACTAATAAGCTTCTTTTCTTTATAAAAACTGTAAAATGGTGAAATTAATTGAGTTTTCCTTATGGTAAGCTTCACCCAAATTTTTTAGAAAAAATAGTTTTTAAACATCTTGGTTTTAAAAGAAGCGATGTGATTTTAGGGCCTTCTAAAGGGGAAGATGCAGCTTTAATAAAGGTTGGAAAAGAGTTAATTGCAGCTTCCTGCGATCCGATAAGCGGTTCAATAAAAAGTATCGGTTGGTTAGCTGTTAATGTTTCAGCAAATGATGTAGCTACTAGAGGAGTTAAGCCTAAATGGTTTCTTTCATGCATTTTGCTTCCTAAAAACTCTAAGGTAAATGTTTTAGAAACTATATGTAAGCAAATGGATCTTGCTTCTAAAAAACTTGAAATAGCTATTATAGGCGGCCATAGCGAGGTTTCTTTAGGTTTAACTCATCCAATTGTTATTGGTTTTTGCGCTGGAAAAGTTAGAAAAAGAAAATATGTTACATGCAGCGGAGCAAAAGCTGGAGGAAAAATAATTTTAACTAAAGGGGCTGGAATAGAAGGGACAGCGATATTAGCTATTGAAAAAGAAAAAGAGCTTATTAAATTTCTTGGAAAGGAAACTGTAGAAAAAGCAAAAAACTATATAAATTTAGTTAGCGTAGTAACAGATGCTTTAACCGCTTTTAATTTTGGAGGTGTTCAAGCAATGCATGATCCAACTGAAGGCGGGGTTTTAGGCGGCGTATGCGAGTTGGCTGAAGCTGCAAAATTAGGAGTTAAAATTTATGAAGATAAAATATTTGTTAACGAAGAAACCAACGCTATATGCAATTTATTTGAAATTAATCCTCTTCAATTAATCAGCTCCGGCTCTTTGCTTATAGTTGCTAAACCAGATAAAACTGAAGGTATAATA contains:
- a CDS encoding ADP-ribosylglycohydrolase family protein, which encodes MKSKFIGCLLGVAIGDALGAFIEGLNKINYKDWIKRIKDAEVLTYTDDTHMTIGVTESLIKNKGFNGEDMAETFIKNYESEPYRGYGPGPPKVFKFIKSGKAWNKASEEIYPGGSFGNGAVLQFSNNKFSFIENYRHFYCLEFIFCFIKNFQINLITKGFSLILS
- a CDS encoding AIR synthase family protein translates to MSFPYGKLHPNFLEKIVFKHLGFKRSDVILGPSKGEDAALIKVGKELIAASCDPISGSIKSIGWLAVNVSANDVATRGVKPKWFLSCILLPKNSKVNVLETICKQMDLASKKLEIAIIGGHSEVSLGLTHPIVIGFCAGKVRKRKYVTCSGAKAGGKIILTKGAGIEGTAILAIEKEKELIKFLGKETVEKAKNYINLVSVVTDALTAFNFGGVQAMHDPTEGGVLGGVCELAEAAKLGVKIYEDKIFVNEETNAICNLFEINPLQLISSGSLLIVAKPDKTEGIIFKLKEVGVKASIIGETLPNPKERYMITKNGKIKKIFIPKTDELWKALRRRFFKKRF
- a CDS encoding glycosyltransferase family 2 protein, producing MKVSILIPTKNEPYVNHLVKEIHKSLKINHEIIVIDKSDKLPKIKNALVVRQKSNGLGQAILEGLQHATGDVIVTMDGDGSHSPKDIPKLITALKQADIAIGSRFVEGGKTLDKTHRKFISFLFRKFTSFILGLDIKDNMSGFAAIKREVYDRIKLNPLVIRLIWKFFIKQKINSRQ